From one Bifidobacterium sp. WK012_4_13 genomic stretch:
- a CDS encoding M13 family metallopeptidase, with protein MTNDLQSGIDPTSFSSVVRPTQDLFRFVNGPWVDTYTLPPDRPAYGSFAVLAENAENQIRDILEDASHPAPKSTVLYNSFLDTDAIEQAGIQPIMSDLSVIDDAEDKSALTKVLGSLNPTGGPDLLDLGVYGDPGDAGRNIIHIAQGGLGLPDEAYYREERYAVIRDSYADMVAKLLHLASNESPMSDAQERAQEFLAFETHLAAHHWDNVETRDEDKTYNPTTYDELCSALDSFDIDAWVSAWQFAYNATLTSADQPVDMKLALAHSIVHEPSFLTGLNDLWDRSDLKDLKLWARVHTLISWVTFMSHEFEQAKFDFYGRTLSGTTQMRDRWKRGVALVNSTCGEEAGREYVRRHFPQSSKEQMEKLVGNLIKAYESSISASSWLGEDTKKKALDKMAKFSPKIGFTNHWRDYTALKVAADRSLIANLRIANAYETGYQISKAGMPVDKDEWLMNPQTVNAYYEPTLNVIVFPAAILQPPFFDPDADDAANYGGIGAVIGHEIGHGFDDQGSKYDGDGQLHDWWTASDRSNFEKRTKALIEEYNAFVPQQLADKYAETPDKAPHVNGALTIGENIGDLGGVNISLKAYAFALDEKDGKPRDASPEGIQDALDRAPEIDGFTGLQRFFLSYATIWRTKMRDELAEQYLQIDPHSPAEFRTNGIVSNVDLFYKAFDVKSGDGMWIEPESRVRIW; from the coding sequence ATGACAAACGATTTACAGTCAGGCATTGACCCGACATCATTCTCCTCAGTAGTTAGGCCGACTCAAGATCTCTTTCGCTTCGTTAACGGACCCTGGGTCGACACGTATACGCTTCCTCCCGATCGGCCGGCTTACGGTTCCTTCGCAGTGCTCGCCGAAAACGCGGAAAACCAGATTCGCGACATTCTCGAGGACGCTTCCCATCCCGCACCCAAATCGACCGTGCTCTACAACAGCTTCCTGGACACCGACGCGATAGAGCAGGCAGGCATCCAGCCAATCATGTCGGACCTGAGTGTCATCGATGACGCCGAGGACAAGTCAGCACTCACCAAGGTGCTGGGTTCGCTCAATCCGACCGGCGGACCCGACCTGCTTGATCTAGGTGTCTACGGAGACCCGGGAGACGCGGGACGCAACATCATCCACATCGCCCAGGGTGGTCTCGGACTTCCCGATGAGGCATATTATCGAGAGGAGCGCTACGCCGTCATTCGAGATTCATATGCCGACATGGTCGCCAAGTTGCTCCACCTCGCCTCGAATGAGTCACCGATGAGCGATGCGCAGGAGCGTGCACAGGAGTTTCTGGCATTCGAGACGCATCTTGCGGCGCATCATTGGGACAACGTCGAAACCCGCGACGAAGACAAGACCTACAACCCAACGACATACGATGAGCTTTGCTCCGCTCTTGACTCATTCGACATCGACGCCTGGGTATCAGCATGGCAGTTCGCATACAATGCCACCCTGACCTCCGCAGACCAGCCCGTCGACATGAAGCTTGCACTTGCGCACTCGATAGTCCATGAGCCAAGCTTCCTCACCGGACTCAACGACCTTTGGGATCGTTCGGATCTGAAGGACCTCAAGCTATGGGCACGCGTGCACACGCTGATCTCATGGGTCACCTTCATGAGCCACGAATTCGAACAGGCCAAGTTCGATTTCTATGGCAGGACGCTTTCCGGAACGACGCAGATGCGTGACCGCTGGAAGCGCGGCGTGGCTCTCGTCAACTCCACCTGCGGCGAGGAGGCCGGGCGCGAGTATGTGCGCCGTCACTTCCCCCAAAGCAGCAAGGAGCAGATGGAAAAGCTCGTCGGCAATCTGATCAAGGCTTACGAATCCTCCATTTCTGCAAGCTCGTGGCTTGGCGAGGACACCAAGAAGAAGGCGCTCGACAAGATGGCGAAATTCTCGCCAAAGATCGGCTTCACCAACCATTGGCGCGACTACACGGCGCTTAAGGTCGCTGCCGACCGCAGTCTGATCGCCAATCTCCGCATCGCCAACGCCTATGAGACCGGATACCAGATCTCCAAGGCCGGAATGCCGGTCGACAAGGATGAATGGCTGATGAATCCTCAGACCGTGAATGCGTATTATGAGCCGACTCTCAATGTCATTGTCTTCCCAGCCGCAATCCTGCAGCCACCATTCTTCGATCCAGACGCGGACGACGCTGCCAACTACGGCGGCATCGGAGCGGTCATCGGACACGAGATCGGACATGGCTTCGATGACCAGGGCAGCAAGTACGACGGCGACGGTCAGCTTCATGACTGGTGGACTGCCAGCGATCGCAGCAACTTCGAGAAGCGCACCAAGGCGCTCATCGAGGAATACAATGCCTTCGTCCCCCAGCAGCTTGCAGACAAATACGCCGAAACGCCAGACAAGGCCCCGCATGTCAACGGTGCGCTTACCATCGGCGAGAACATCGGCGACCTCGGTGGTGTCAACATCTCACTCAAGGCATATGCGTTCGCCTTGGACGAGAAGGACGGCAAGCCACGTGACGCAAGCCCTGAGGGTATACAAGATGCCCTTGATCGCGCTCCAGAGATCGACGGCTTCACCGGATTGCAACGCTTCTTCCTCTCATACGCGACCATATGGCGCACAAAGATGCGCGACGAACTCGCAGAGCAATACCTGCAGATAGACCCGCACTCCCCCGCGGAATTCCGCACGAACGGCATCGTGAGCAACGTCGATCTGTTCTACAAGGCATTCGATGTGAAGAGTGGGGATGGCATGTGGATCGAGCCAGAAAGCCGCGTACGCATTTGGTGA
- the map gene encoding type I methionyl aminopeptidase encodes MIELKTPDEIKAMRPAGKFVGDILKNLRETTHPGTNLLEIDDYVRRRIEERKGAVSCYVDYAPDFGTGPFAHYICASVNDAVLHGVPYDYTLKNGDLLSLDLAITVDGWVGDSAISFVVGEREDPEDLRLIKTTVDALRAGISQAVPGNRLGDVSAAIGDVAHEQGYTVNLEFGGHGVGHIMHGDPHVANDGKAHHGYKLRLGLVIAIEPWFLRTTDEIVQDQRDGWTLRSADGSRGAHTEHTIAITDDGPIILTRRDEEDAAIPDNAR; translated from the coding sequence GTGATAGAGCTGAAGACACCAGATGAGATCAAGGCCATGCGACCTGCTGGAAAGTTCGTGGGCGACATTCTCAAGAACCTGCGTGAGACAACGCACCCCGGAACGAATCTACTGGAAATCGACGATTATGTCCGTCGCCGCATCGAAGAGCGAAAGGGCGCCGTTTCATGCTACGTGGACTACGCACCGGACTTCGGCACCGGACCCTTTGCACATTACATCTGTGCGTCGGTCAACGATGCAGTTCTGCACGGCGTCCCCTATGATTACACCCTGAAGAATGGAGATCTGCTCTCCCTCGATCTCGCAATCACGGTCGATGGCTGGGTCGGCGACTCGGCCATCAGCTTCGTCGTCGGTGAGCGCGAGGATCCCGAGGACCTGAGACTTATCAAGACCACCGTCGATGCCCTCAGGGCAGGCATCTCCCAGGCCGTGCCGGGGAACCGCCTGGGAGATGTGTCGGCAGCCATAGGCGATGTCGCCCATGAGCAGGGATATACCGTCAATCTTGAATTCGGCGGTCATGGCGTGGGACACATCATGCATGGCGATCCTCATGTCGCCAACGATGGCAAGGCCCACCACGGCTACAAGCTCCGTTTGGGACTGGTGATTGCCATCGAGCCTTGGTTCCTCAGGACAACCGATGAGATCGTTCAGGATCAGCGCGATGGATGGACGCTTCGTTCCGCGGATGGTTCGAGAGGCGCCCACACCGAGCACACGATCGCGATAACCGATGACGGCCCCATCATTCTCACCCGCCGTGACGAGGAAGATGCCGCAATACCGGACAATGCAAGGTGA